Proteins from a genomic interval of Zingiber officinale cultivar Zhangliang chromosome 2A, Zo_v1.1, whole genome shotgun sequence:
- the LOC122041392 gene encoding bifunctional dTDP-4-dehydrorhamnose 3,5-epimerase/dTDP-4-dehydrorhamnose reductase-like — protein sequence MGLATVNGDSQASGLRFLIYGRTGWIGGLLGRLCADRGITFAYGAGRLENRAQLEADIADAAPTHVFNAAGVTGRPNVDWCETHRAETIRANVVGTLTLADVCRERGLILINYATGCIFEYDEKHPLGSGVGFLEEDTPNFVGSFYSKTKAMVEELLKNYENVCTLRVRMPISSDLTNPRNFITKITRYDKVVDIPNSMTILDELLPISIEMAKRNLTGIWNFTNPGVVSHNEILEMYRDYIDPEFTWRNFTLAEQAKVIVAPRSNNELDATKLKNEFPELLPIKESLIKYVFQPNKKTPITP from the exons ATGGGTCTCGCGACGGTGAACGGAGATTCCCAGGCGTCCGGCCTCAGGTTCCTCATCTACGGACGCACCGGCTGGATTGGCGGCCTGCTGGGCCGGCTCTGCGCCGACCGCGGCATCACCTTCGCCTACGGCGCCGGCCGCCTAGAGAACCGCGCGCAGCTCGAGGCCGACATCGCCGACGCCGCCCCTACCCACGTCTTCAACGCCGCCGGGGTCACCGGCCGCCCGAACGTCGACTGGTGCGAGACCCACCGCGCTGAGACCATCCGCGCCAACGTCGTCGGCACCCTCACCCTCGCCGACGTCTGCCGCGAGCGCGGCCTCATCCTCATCAACTATGCCACCGGATGCATCTTCGAGTACGACGAGAAGCACCCTCTCGGCTCCGGCGTCGGGTTCCTGGAGGAGGACACGCCCAACTTCGTCGGCTCcttctactccaagaccaagGCCATG GTAGAAGAGCTGTTGAAAAACTACGAGAACGTTTGCACGCTGCGCGTCCGAATGCCCATCTCATCAGACCTAACGAACCCTCGCAACTTCATCACGAAAATCACCCGCTACGATAAGGTCGTCGACATACCCAACTCCATGACCATCTTGGACGAGCTCTTGCCTATATCGATCGAAATGGCAAAGAGGAACCTCACTGGTATATGGAACTTCACCAATCCAGGAGTCGTCAGCCACAATGAGATCCTGGAGATGTATCGGGACTACATTGATCCGGAATTCACCTGGAGAAACTTCACCCTCGCCGAGCAGGCCAAGGTAATAGTCGCCCCGCGAAGCAACAATGAGCTAGATGCGACCAAACTGAAGAATGAGTTCCCTGAGCTTCTCCCAATCAAGGAGTCACTGATCAAATATGTCTTCCAACCAAATAAGAAGACACCCATCACGCCCTAA